From a region of the Malania oleifera isolate guangnan ecotype guangnan chromosome 12, ASM2987363v1, whole genome shotgun sequence genome:
- the LOC131144032 gene encoding transcription factor BHLH089-like, whose protein sequence is MGPPSEDANAKRCRRAENTEGNESGTVKTREETKKGCTSVAEEWDQKQAKPVPKPPEPPKDYIHVRREKISERMKLLQDLVLGCNKVTGKLPTATIIVTVATTTQQKTQRERETVDVQD, encoded by the exons ATGGGGCCACCCAGCGAGGATGCAAATGCAAAACGATGCAGGAGGGCTGAAAATACCGAGGGAAATGAAAGTGGAACGGTTAAAACAAGGGAAGAAACAAAGAAGGGATGCACTTCTGTTGCAGAGGAATGGGATCAGAAGCAAGCCAAGCCTGTTCCCAAGCCTCCAGAGCCCCCAAAAGACTACATTCAT GTTCGTAGGGAAAAGATTAGCGAAAGAATGAAACTTCTGCAAGATTTAGTACTAGGTTGCAATAAG GTCACCGGGAAACTACCTACCGCTACCATCATCGTCACTGTTGCAACCACCACTCAACAGAAAACACAGAGAGAAAGGGAGACTGTGGATGTACAAGATTGA
- the LOC131144682 gene encoding tryptamine 5-hydroxylase-like gives MDEFALRTLSLSSLLLATFTVYLLRHKLRPRSPPSATTLPSPPRLPLIGHLHLLTDMPHHALSNLALKLGPIFSMQLGRVPAVVISSAALARDVLKTHDHVFSDRPQLLAAQYLSFGCSDVTFSRYGPYWRQARKICVTELLSQKRVGSFEVVREEEVNRLVAGVGAGCGGEVDVSRMVFRVANDVLCRVAFGRRFGGEGGGGKGSLVGVLTEAQVLFAGFCAGDFYPEWEWVNWVSGCRRRLSKNLEELRRVCDEIIEEHVNGEGKSSERGREDFVDVLLRVQSRDDLEVPITDDNLKALVLDMFVAGTDTTSATLEWAMTELITHPKAMQRAQEEVRKMGCQEGRLDETLLQHLHYMKAVIKETLRLHPPAPLLVPRESMEKCTLDVYEIPARTRVLINAYAIGRDPESWDNPLLFNPERFSENNIDVKGQDFRFLPFGGGRRGCPGSSFGLATVEIALARLLYHFDWALPTGVRASDVDKSEIFGLATRKKTALVLIPTAYKGHEFK, from the exons ATGGACGAATTTGCCCTCCGAaccctctccctctcctctctcctcctAGCCACCTTCACCGTCTACCTCCTCCGCCACAAGCTCCGGCCCCGCTCGCCGCCCTCCGCCACGACTCTTCCCTCTCCTCCACGACTTCCCCTCATCGGCCACCTCCACCTCCTCACCGACATGCCCCACCACGCCCTCTCCAACCTTGCCCTCAAACTGGGCCCCATCTTCTCCATGCAACTCGGCCGAGTCCCCGCCGTGGTGATCTCCTCCGCCGCCCTTGCCCGCGACGTCCTCAAAACGCACGACCACGTCTTCTCCGACCGCCCGCAGCTCCTCGCCGCCCAGTACCTCTCCTTCGGGTGCTCCGACGTCACCTTCTCCCGCTACGGCCCGTACTGGCGGCAAGCCCGCAAGATATGCGTGACTGAGTTGCTGAGTCAGAAACGGGTCGGCTCGTTCGAGGTGGTCCGGGAGGAAGAGGTGAATCGGCTGGTCGCCGGCGTGGGGGCGGGGTGCGGGGGGGAAGTGGACGTGAGCAGGATGGTGTTTAGGGTGGCGAACGACGTGCTGTGCAGGGTGGCGTTCGGGAGGAGGTTCGGcggagaaggaggaggaggaaagGGGTCGCTGGTGGGGGTGCTAACGGAGGCGCAGGTGCTGTTTGCGGGGTTCTGCGCTGGGGATTTTTACCCGGAGTGGGAGTGGGTGAACTGGGTGAGCGGGTGTAGGAGGAGGTTGAGTAAGAATTTGGAGGAGCTTAGAAGGGTTTGTGATGAGATAATAGAGGAACACGTTAATGGAGAAGGAAAGAGTAGTGAAAGGGGACGGGAAGATTTCGTAGACGTTCTGCTCAGGGTGCAAAGTAGAGACGACCTGGAGGTGCCCATCACCGACGATAATCTTAAAGCCCTTGTTCTG GACATGTTTGTTGCTGGGACTGACACAACATCAGCAACACTTGAATGGGCAATGACTGAACTCATCACACACCCAAAAGCAATGCAGAGAGCGCAAGAAGAAGTCAGAAAGATGGGTTGCCAAGAAGGGAGACTCGATGAGACCCTTCTCCAACACCTGCATTACATGAAAGCTGTGATAAAGGAAACACTGAGGCTTCACCCACCAGCTCCTCTGCTGGTTCCTCGCGAATCCATGGAGAAATGCACTCTTGATGTGTACGAAATACCAGCGAGGACTCGAGTTCTAATCAATGCTTATGCTATAGGGAGGGATCCAGAGTCTTGGGATAATCCTCTATTGTTCAATCCTGAGAGGTTCAGTGAGAATAACATTGATGTTAAGGGTCAAGATTTCAGGTTTCTACCATTTGGGGGGGGAAGAAGAGGCTGCCCTGGTTCATCCTTTGGACTAGCAACTGTTGAAATTGCACTTGCTAGGCTCTTGTACCATTTTGATTGGGCATTACCAACTGGGGTTAGAGCCAGTGATGTGGACAAGAGTGAAATTTTTGGGCTAGCTACAAGAAAGAAAACTGCTCTCGTTCTCATCCCAACTGCCTACAAAGGCCACGAGTTCAAGTGA
- the LOC131144681 gene encoding small heat shock protein, chloroplastic-like: protein MSQSLSNTGVVSVSASSQRTSVTSHPLCSRFSLPFKLNPIRRGSCDKNGSIRAMGVEQGRDDLDHLQRPSKQQSQPKRRVAQVAPVGLWDRFPTARTVQQMMETMERMMDDPFAYGGGWASPASAAATEGGGYGRGRTPWEIKEREEEYKMRFDMPGMTKEDLKVWVEEKMLVVKAEKVPKKKKKNGEEEEEEEEEETETEWSAKSYGRYSSRIALPENVQFEKIKAEVKDGVLYISIPKADPSGKILDIRVQ from the exons ATGTCTCAATCTCTGTCGAACACTGGGGTGGTCTCTGTTTCTGCATCTTCCCAGAGAACCAGCGTGACTTCCCATCCACTGTGTTCGAGATTTTCCCTCCCGTTCAAGCTCAACCCGATCCGCAGGGGTAGCTGCGACAAGAACGGCAGCATCAGAGCCATGGGAGTGGAGCAGGGCAGAGACGATCTCGATCACTTGCAGAGACCCAGCAAGCAACAATCCCAACCCAAAAGGAGAGTCGCCCAAGTCGCACCAGTCG GGCTCTGGGACAGGTTCCCTACGGCTAGGACAGTGCAGCAGATGATGGAGACGATGGAGAGGATGATGGATGACCCTTTTGCGTACGGCGGCGGGTGGGCGTCGCCTGCCTCCGCGGCGGCGACGGAGGGAGGTGGGTACGGCAGGGGAAGGACGCCATGGGAGATAAAGGAAAGGGAAGAGGAGTACAAGATGAGGTTCGACATGCCCGGGATGACGAAGGAGGACCTGAAGGTTTGGGTTGAAGAGAAGATGCTGGTGGTGAAGGCCGAGAAGGtgcccaagaagaagaagaagaacggagaggaggaagaggaagaggaagaagaagaaacagaAACAGAGTGGTCGGCGAAGAGCTACGGGAGATACAGCAGCAGAATAGCGTTGCCGGAGAATGTGCAGTTCGAGAAGATAAAGGCAGAGGTGAAGGATGGAGTGCTGTACATTTCGATCCCGAAGGCCGATCCGTCCGGCAAGATCTTGGACATTCGTGTGCAATGA